A stretch of the Staphylococcus sp. NRL 16/872 genome encodes the following:
- a CDS encoding Asp23/Gls24 family envelope stress response protein: MVKVADYSNSNLGKVEIAPEVISVIASIAVSEIEGVTGHFADLNTTNLEKISRKNLSKNLKIEAKDDGIHIDVYCSIKHGVKISKFASKIQANIFNSIKTMTAIEPKEINIHIMHITAE, from the coding sequence ATGGTAAAAGTAGCAGATTATTCAAATTCAAATTTAGGGAAAGTAGAAATTGCACCTGAAGTCATTTCAGTTATCGCGAGCATCGCAGTATCAGAAATTGAGGGAGTAACTGGACATTTCGCCGACTTAAACACTACTAATTTAGAAAAAATCAGTAGAAAGAATTTAAGTAAAAATTTAAAAATTGAAGCAAAAGATGATGGTATTCATATCGATGTTTACTGTTCTATTAAACACGGAGTTAAAATCTCTAAGTTTGCTAGTAAAATCCAAGCAAATATTTTCAATTCTATTAAAACAATGACTGCTATTGAACCTAAAGAGATTAACATTCATATCATGCATATTACTGCTGAATAG
- the recN gene encoding DNA repair protein RecN, whose product MLQTLSIKQFAIIDELEIQFSDGLTVLSGETGSGKSIIIDAIGQLIGMRASSDYVRHGEKKAIIEGIFDIDNSKDAISILKSLDIDIDEDFLIVKREIFSSGKSICKINNQTVTLQDLRKVMQELLDIHGQHETQVLLKQKYHLKLLDDYAEDKYLDTQENYQQLFNEYKIKTKELEELESADQALLQRLDLMKFQFEELKEASLKEGETEQLEADIRRIQNSEKLSLALNNAHVTLTDEHAITDRLYELSNHLQSINDILPNKYNKLKEDVDQFYYTLEDAKHELYDEMSNTEFDEQVLNELESRMNLLNNLKRKYGKDINELITYQDKLESEISKIENYEESTTQLREEICQLYKKVLEVGKTLSKERRKVARELRDHIVKEIQNLQMKDANLEISFQPLDKPTIEGIEFVEFLISPNKGESLKSLNKIASGGELSRIMLALKSIFVQSRGQTAILFDEVDSGVSGQAAQKMAEKMRDIAQYIQVICISHLPQVASMSDHHLLISKASNEERTTTQVKELEDGDKIDEIARMISGASVTDLTRENAKEMIEQNRRK is encoded by the coding sequence ATGTTACAAACCTTATCAATAAAACAATTTGCAATCATTGATGAACTGGAAATTCAATTTTCAGATGGCTTAACTGTTTTAAGTGGGGAAACTGGTTCTGGTAAATCAATTATTATAGATGCAATCGGACAATTGATTGGTATGCGTGCTTCATCAGACTATGTAAGGCATGGAGAGAAAAAAGCAATTATTGAAGGCATATTTGATATTGATAATAGTAAAGATGCAATTTCAATCTTAAAAAGTTTAGATATTGACATTGATGAAGATTTTTTAATAGTTAAAAGAGAAATTTTCAGCTCTGGGAAAAGTATATGTAAAATCAATAATCAAACTGTTACGCTTCAAGATTTGCGTAAAGTAATGCAAGAGCTTTTAGATATACATGGACAACATGAAACGCAGGTATTATTAAAACAAAAATATCATCTTAAATTATTAGATGATTATGCTGAAGATAAGTATTTAGATACTCAAGAAAACTATCAACAATTATTTAATGAATACAAAATTAAAACTAAAGAATTAGAGGAACTTGAATCTGCAGATCAAGCTTTGTTACAACGCTTAGACTTGATGAAATTCCAATTTGAAGAATTAAAAGAAGCTTCCTTAAAAGAAGGGGAGACAGAACAACTAGAAGCTGATATACGTAGGATTCAAAACTCTGAAAAATTAAGCTTAGCTTTAAATAATGCGCATGTTACTTTAACTGATGAGCATGCTATTACTGATAGACTATATGAATTAAGTAATCATCTTCAATCTATCAACGATATTCTTCCAAATAAATACAATAAATTAAAAGAAGATGTCGACCAATTTTATTATACGCTTGAAGATGCTAAACATGAACTTTATGATGAAATGTCCAATACAGAATTTGATGAGCAAGTATTAAATGAACTTGAGTCTAGAATGAATTTGCTGAATAATCTTAAACGTAAATACGGAAAAGATATTAACGAATTAATCACATATCAAGATAAACTTGAGAGTGAAATTTCTAAAATTGAAAATTACGAAGAAAGTACAACTCAATTAAGAGAAGAAATATGTCAACTTTATAAAAAAGTACTTGAAGTTGGTAAAACTCTTTCTAAAGAACGTCGTAAAGTTGCGCGTGAATTAAGAGATCACATCGTTAAAGAAATTCAAAATTTACAAATGAAAGATGCAAATCTTGAAATTTCTTTTCAACCTCTTGATAAGCCGACAATAGAAGGTATAGAATTTGTAGAATTCTTAATTAGCCCAAATAAAGGTGAGTCACTTAAAAGTTTAAATAAAATCGCTTCAGGTGGGGAACTGTCGCGTATTATGTTAGCTCTAAAAAGTATATTTGTTCAATCTAGAGGTCAAACAGCAATTTTATTTGACGAAGTAGATTCAGGTGTATCAGGTCAAGCAGCACAAAAAATGGCTGAGAAAATGCGTGATATAGCACAGTATATTCAAGTTATTTGTATCTCACATTTACCTCAAGTTGCCTCTATGAGTGATCATCACTTATTAATTAGTAAAGCTTCAAATGAAGAGCGTACTACTACTCAAGTGAAAGAACTTGAAGACGGTGATAAAATAGATGAAATTGCGCGTATGATTTCAGGTGCAAGCGTGACTGATTTAACGCGTGAAAATGCTAAAGAAATGATTGAACAAAATCGTAGAAAATAG
- the xseA gene encoding exodeoxyribonuclease VII large subunit yields the protein MSEYLSVTTLTKYIKYKFDQDPHLQSVLLKGELSNFKKHSSGHLYFNVKDKDSVINAMMFKGNASQLTFNPKEGDEVLLEARVSVYERRGNYQIYVNKMELDGIGNLYQKLEELKQKLAKEGFFNKEYKKPIPKYPKKIAILTASTGAAIRDIHSTINSRYPLAEKMSISTLVQGAQAKNDIIEKIKYADSLSVDTIILGRGGGSIEDLWNFNEEEVVKAIFNCKTPIISAVGHETDFTLSDFVADVRAATPTQAAVIATPDQYELLQQIKQYQFSLTKFIKQYVEKQNKRLDYLASYYKFKQPSLLYDQQLQRRDDLEKQLKQNLVLSIESKKNNIKLLQNHFNLKNFNRTIIQNQKTVSNHRNRLINVTNQNIENSRIKLQNKIEQLNNLSPTNIMLRGYTIVNKNDKFITSTHDLKENDEITLSMKDGDVNAIVKKVRCKDE from the coding sequence ATGTCAGAATATTTAAGTGTTACAACTCTAACTAAATACATTAAGTACAAATTTGATCAAGATCCGCATTTGCAATCTGTGCTACTTAAAGGTGAACTATCAAATTTTAAAAAGCATTCAAGTGGTCATTTGTACTTTAATGTTAAGGATAAAGATAGTGTTATCAATGCAATGATGTTTAAAGGGAACGCTTCTCAACTTACATTTAATCCTAAAGAGGGCGATGAAGTATTACTTGAAGCTAGGGTTTCAGTATATGAACGTCGAGGTAATTATCAAATCTACGTTAACAAAATGGAACTTGATGGTATTGGAAATCTATACCAAAAATTAGAAGAACTTAAACAAAAGTTAGCAAAAGAAGGCTTTTTCAATAAAGAATATAAAAAGCCAATACCTAAATATCCTAAAAAAATAGCCATCTTGACTGCAAGCACTGGTGCAGCAATACGTGATATTCACTCAACGATTAATAGCCGTTATCCTCTTGCAGAAAAGATGTCCATTAGCACTTTAGTACAAGGGGCTCAAGCTAAAAATGATATTATCGAAAAAATTAAATATGCTGATAGTTTAAGTGTAGATACGATAATTTTAGGTCGTGGCGGGGGTTCTATAGAGGATTTATGGAACTTTAATGAAGAAGAAGTGGTAAAAGCTATTTTTAATTGTAAAACGCCCATTATTTCAGCAGTTGGCCACGAAACTGATTTTACATTGAGTGACTTTGTTGCAGATGTTAGAGCAGCTACACCTACTCAAGCTGCAGTTATTGCCACACCAGATCAATATGAATTATTACAACAAATTAAGCAATATCAATTTTCATTGACGAAGTTTATTAAACAATACGTTGAAAAACAAAATAAACGTTTAGATTATTTAGCATCATATTATAAATTCAAGCAACCATCATTACTATATGATCAACAATTACAACGTAGAGATGATTTAGAAAAACAATTGAAGCAAAATCTTGTACTAAGTATTGAAAGTAAGAAAAACAATATTAAATTATTACAAAATCATTTTAATTTAAAAAATTTCAATCGAACTATTATTCAAAACCAAAAAACAGTATCAAATCATCGTAATCGTTTAATTAATGTAACTAATCAAAATATAGAAAATAGTAGAATTAAATTACAGAATAAGATAGAACAACTTAATAATTTAAGTCCTACTAATATTATGTTACGAGGTTATACAATCGTTAATAAAAATGATAAGTTCATAACAAGTACACATGATTTAAAAGAAAACGACGAGATTACATTATCTATGAAAGATGGAGATGTCAACGCTATCGTTAAGAAAGTTAGGTGTAAAGATGAGTAA
- the lpdA gene encoding dihydrolipoyl dehydrogenase, whose product MSEKQYDLVVLGGGTAGYVAAIRASQLGKTVAVVEQSLLGGTCLHKGCIPTKALLKSAEVTRTVKQSSNFGVNVNDFTIDFSKMMARKTEIVEQMHNGVNALMSKNHIDVYNGTGRIMGTSIFSPQSGTISVEYSNGESELLPNQYVLIATGTSPRPLPFLDFDNEHIISSNDLLEMPELPNSIAIIGGGVIGLEFASLLIDLGVKVSVIEANERILPTESNQIAKFLKDNLEQRGVTFFENCQLDESSISITADNVSITVNNDQSVEAEKVLIAIGRMPNTSDIGLNNTKIKTDNAGYIEVNLFQQTEDAHIYAAGDCIGKLQLAHVASKEGVIAVEHMFSTPPIPLDYNLMPKCVYTYPEIASIGMNNEIAKSQGINTRTYKASFNAIGKAVIDEDAKQRGFCEVVINQDNDEIIGLSMIGPHASELINEAALLQFMNGSALELGLTTHAHPSISEVLMELGLKIENRAIHV is encoded by the coding sequence ATGTCTGAAAAACAATATGACCTAGTCGTGTTAGGTGGAGGAACTGCAGGATATGTAGCAGCCATCCGTGCCTCACAACTGGGCAAAACAGTAGCTGTGGTTGAACAATCTTTGTTAGGTGGCACATGTTTACATAAAGGTTGTATCCCAACTAAAGCGCTATTAAAATCGGCTGAAGTGACACGCACAGTCAAACAATCTTCAAACTTTGGTGTTAACGTGAATGACTTTACGATTGATTTTTCAAAAATGATGGCAAGAAAGACTGAGATTGTTGAACAAATGCATAACGGTGTTAACGCACTAATGTCAAAAAACCATATCGATGTTTACAATGGAACTGGTCGTATTATGGGCACTTCAATCTTTTCTCCACAAAGTGGTACAATATCAGTGGAATATAGTAATGGAGAGTCTGAATTATTGCCGAATCAATATGTATTGATTGCAACTGGTACAAGTCCTAGACCATTGCCATTCTTAGACTTTGATAACGAACATATTATTTCGAGCAATGACTTATTAGAGATGCCGGAATTGCCTAATAGTATAGCTATTATTGGTGGGGGAGTAATAGGACTTGAATTTGCTTCGCTTTTAATTGATTTAGGTGTAAAGGTTTCAGTGATTGAAGCGAATGAACGTATCTTGCCTACTGAGAGTAATCAAATCGCTAAATTCCTTAAAGATAATTTAGAGCAGAGAGGCGTAACATTTTTTGAAAATTGTCAATTAGATGAATCTTCAATTTCAATTACTGCGGACAATGTATCAATAACGGTGAATAACGACCAATCTGTTGAAGCTGAAAAAGTTTTAATAGCTATAGGGCGTATGCCTAATACATCTGACATTGGCTTAAATAATACAAAAATTAAAACAGATAATGCTGGCTATATCGAGGTTAATCTTTTTCAACAGACAGAGGATGCACATATTTATGCTGCTGGTGATTGTATCGGAAAATTACAACTTGCACATGTTGCTTCAAAAGAAGGTGTGATTGCAGTTGAACATATGTTCAGTACACCACCAATACCGTTAGATTATAATTTAATGCCTAAATGCGTATATACTTATCCTGAAATAGCATCCATTGGGATGAACAATGAAATAGCTAAATCTCAAGGAATAAATACACGTACATATAAAGCATCATTTAACGCGATAGGAAAAGCAGTTATCGATGAGGATGCAAAGCAACGAGGATTTTGTGAAGTTGTCATCAATCAAGATAACGATGAAATTATTGGTTTAAGCATGATAGGACCACATGCTTCTGAATTAATAAACGAAGCAGCTTTATTACAATTTATGAATGGTTCTGCATTAGAATTAGGTCTAACTACACATGCACATCCCTCCATATCTGAAGTATTAATGGAATTAGGATTAAAAATAGAAAATAGAGCAATTCATGTTTAA
- the nusB gene encoding transcription antitermination factor NusB, giving the protein MSRKESRKQAFQTLFQLEMKDTDLTINEAINFIKDDYPDLDFDFIHWLVTGVKDHEPVLDETIEPKLKDWSIQRLLKSDRIILRMATFELLHSETPPKVIINEAVELTKQFSDDDHYKFINGVLSNIKK; this is encoded by the coding sequence ATGAGTCGTAAAGAATCTAGAAAACAAGCATTTCAAACATTATTTCAATTAGAAATGAAAGATACAGATTTGACTATTAATGAGGCGATCAACTTTATTAAAGATGATTATCCGGATTTAGATTTTGATTTCATTCATTGGTTAGTAACTGGCGTCAAAGATCATGAGCCGGTCCTTGATGAAACAATCGAACCTAAACTTAAAGATTGGTCAATCCAACGTTTATTAAAAAGTGATCGTATAATTTTACGAATGGCTACTTTTGAACTTCTTCATAGTGAAACACCTCCAAAAGTAATTATTAACGAAGCCGTTGAACTTACTAAACAATTCAGTGATGATGATCATTACAAATTTATTAATGGTGTACTAAGCAATATAAAAAAATAA
- a CDS encoding exodeoxyribonuclease VII small subunit → MSKEQQSFEEMMQELENIVQKLDNETVSLEESLNLYQRGMKLSAACETTLKDAENKVNQLIKDETEGADNE, encoded by the coding sequence ATGAGTAAAGAACAACAAAGTTTTGAAGAAATGATGCAAGAATTAGAAAATATAGTTCAAAAATTAGATAATGAAACAGTTTCATTAGAAGAATCATTGAATCTATACCAACGAGGAATGAAATTATCTGCTGCTTGCGAAACAACTTTGAAAGATGCTGAAAATAAAGTGAATCAATTAATTAAAGATGAAACAGAGGGTGCCGATAATGAGTAA
- the argR gene encoding transcriptional regulator ArgR has protein sequence MAKKSVRHIKIREIISSEQIETQDELVKRLNEYDLNVTQATVSRDIKELQLIKVPTPSGQYVYSLPNDRKYHPLEKLGRYLMDSFVNIEGTGNLLVLKTLPGNAQSIGAILDQIDWDEVLGTICGDDTCLLICKDEEASNTIKTRIFNLL, from the coding sequence ATGGCTAAGAAATCAGTGAGACATATTAAAATCCGAGAAATTATCTCAAGTGAACAGATTGAAACCCAAGATGAACTAGTTAAACGGCTAAATGAATATGATTTAAATGTTACTCAAGCAACCGTTTCACGAGATATAAAAGAACTACAATTAATTAAAGTACCTACACCTTCAGGTCAATATGTTTACAGTTTACCAAATGATCGTAAATATCATCCTCTTGAAAAACTGGGCCGATATTTAATGGATTCTTTCGTCAATATTGAAGGAACAGGAAATTTACTTGTTTTAAAAACGCTTCCTGGAAATGCCCAATCAATTGGCGCTATTCTTGATCAAATTGATTGGGATGAAGTTTTAGGAACTATTTGTGGAGACGACACTTGCCTTTTAATTTGTAAAGATGAAGAAGCAAGTAATACAATTAAAACTAGAATTTTTAATTTATTATAA
- a CDS encoding polyprenyl synthetase family protein: protein MSKLSTNELIEQINTLLNERIEDSSLNTNLEESMRYSLNAGGKRIRPLLVLLTLNVLNEDYNKGLQTALALEMIHTYSLVHDDLPAMDNDDYRRGKLTNHKVYGEWKAILAGDALLTKAFEVVANDKLLKPEVKVKVISRLAHGSGHLGMVGGQTLDMASEEKSVDLTTLEQIHRAKTGALLQFAILSAADIAEVNETISIALEKFSDNLGLMFQIKDDLLDIYGDEQKLGKKVGSDLENNKSTYVSLLGKTGAEEKLEYHRNKAIEALNPLKSQYDITQLLDIIDLFYNRDH from the coding sequence ATGAGTAAATTATCAACAAATGAATTAATTGAACAAATTAATACCTTACTTAATGAGAGAATTGAAGATTCTTCACTTAATACAAATTTAGAAGAAAGTATGCGTTATTCTCTAAATGCTGGTGGTAAACGTATTCGTCCTTTACTTGTTTTATTAACTTTAAATGTTTTAAATGAGGATTATAATAAGGGACTTCAAACAGCTTTAGCACTTGAAATGATTCATACTTATTCACTTGTACATGATGACTTACCTGCTATGGATAATGACGATTATAGACGAGGTAAACTTACAAATCATAAAGTTTATGGTGAATGGAAAGCTATACTTGCTGGTGATGCTTTATTAACTAAAGCATTCGAAGTCGTAGCAAATGATAAATTACTTAAACCTGAAGTTAAAGTGAAAGTTATCTCACGTTTAGCCCACGGTAGTGGTCATTTAGGAATGGTCGGAGGACAAACATTAGATATGGCAAGCGAAGAAAAGTCTGTAGATTTAACCACACTTGAACAAATTCATAGAGCTAAAACAGGTGCATTATTACAGTTTGCTATTTTAAGTGCAGCCGATATTGCTGAAGTAAACGAAACAATTTCAATAGCATTAGAAAAATTTAGTGATAATTTAGGTTTAATGTTCCAAATTAAAGATGATTTGTTAGACATTTATGGAGACGAACAAAAATTAGGTAAAAAAGTAGGTAGCGATTTAGAAAATAATAAAAGCACTTATGTGTCTTTACTAGGTAAAACAGGGGCTGAAGAAAAATTAGAATATCATAGAAATAAAGCAATCGAGGCATTAAATCCTCTTAAATCTCAGTATGATATTACTCAATTGTTAGACATTATAGATTTATTTTATAACAGAGATCACTAA